Proteins from one Fragaria vesca subsp. vesca linkage group LG6, FraVesHawaii_1.0, whole genome shotgun sequence genomic window:
- the LOC101311684 gene encoding uncharacterized protein LOC101311684, whose translation MKLKGIDILCASQASTAICFSMDQASSSSSVIQLGGRAIDRHNPIIKDARRSSTSSNSTRFINPPCYSQPPINPKTYHQLQKSKKNSSSSKTSSDQSKKKIVSFSKEKYEQKRKSTSSNSKKPSDENVKKYSSVPSGSVVRKSSAEPVDLISITPPGSSRYLLSDKVFFDGVSDYEPVSALVPVGDKENQNTVMNKQEYESASSASSSSSLSKPPPPSNQVVVLRVSLHCKGCEGKLRKHLSRMEGVSSFNIDFAAKKVTVMGDVTPVSVLASVSKVKNAQFWPTVSATPSASPAPCPTKLKAKN comes from the exons ATGAAGCTGAAAGGCATAGATATCTTGTGTGCATCCCAAGCTTCAACAGCCATATGTTTCAGTATGGATCAAGCCTCATCCTCCTCATCAGTTATCCAACTTGGTGGTCGAGCCATCGATCGTCACAATCCTATTATCAAAGATGCAAGAAGATCAAGCACTAGTAGTAATAGTACTAGATTTATCAATCCTCCTTGCTATTCTCAACCACCAATCAATCCCAAAACTTACCATCAACTCCAGAAGAGCAAGAAAAACTCCTCATCTTCAAAGACAAGTAGTGATCAGAGCAAGAAGAAGATTGTGAGCTTCTCAAAAGAAAAGTATGAGCAAAAGAGGAAGAGTACTTCGTCTAACAGTAAGAAGCCGTCTGATGAGAATGTTAAGAAGTACTCTTCAGTCCCAAGTGGAAGTGTTGTTAGGAAGAGCTCTGCTGAGCCTGTTGATCTTATCAGTATTACTCCTCCTGGATCATCCAGATACCTTTTGAGTGACAAGGTGTTCTTCGATGGGGTATCGGATTATGAACCGGTTTCAGCATTGGTCCCAGTTGGAGACAAGGAGAACCAAAACACAGTGATGAATAAGCAAGAATATGAATCTGCTTCTTCAGCAAGCTCTTCCTCATCTCTGTCAAAACCACCTCCTCCTTCCAACCAG GTTGTAGTGTTGAGGGTGTCACTGCACTGCAAAGGCTGTGAAGGAAAACTGAGAAAGCATCTATCAAGAATGGAAG GAGTGTCATCTTTCAACATAGACTTTGCAGCAAAGAAGGTGACTGTAATGGGAGATGTAACCCCAGTGAGTGTGCTTGCAAGTGTCTCAAAGGTGAAGAATGCTCAGTTTTGGCCTACTGTGTCTGCAACCCCATCTGCGTCACCAGCACCTTGTCCTACCAAACTAAAGGCCAAGAATTAA